AAACTCTCAGCCAAACCGACAGTGAAGGAGCGACTACGAAGCGCCATTGGGCAACGGTTTTCCAGTGGCACAGGAAATCGTCAATCCAACCTTTTCATTGGGCATCAATAGCTCTTTGTTCGGCTCCAATAGCCAGGTTCTCGCTATTCGGCAGCAACTGCCACCAGACTCCATCAGGATGACGGTCTAATATCCATTTGCTTATATGGAGTAGCAAACGGTCGGTATTGAGGATGAATTAAGCGGCAACATGTGTTTGACGCCTAAGCAGGGTCGATCATGCTGACCACTCTGGCAACAATTTCGTCAGTGGTGGAGGCGTCCAACGTGTCGATATGCTTGGCAGTCTTTTGCTTCATCCGCTCCAAGATGTCGAGTGCTCTCACCTGATTGCAGAGAGCCACACCAGTCGTTTTGTGTCCTGAGATATTAACGGCAAGACCGACTTTGCGGGTGAATGCGCCGCCCGTTGTAATGGGAACCGTAAGGCACATGCCGACCATATTGATTTCATGAGGCGTGATTACGACACAGCGATGAGCATCCCTCATTTCATTGCCTACAACAGGATTAAGGTCGACGAGAAAGACGTCACCACGCTTTGGAATGTTACTCCGAACCATCAGAACACTTCGTTACCGACGGGCGCACTAACATTCCAGGATGCGG
The genomic region above belongs to Ochrobactrum quorumnocens and contains:
- a CDS encoding type II toxin-antitoxin system PemK/MazF family toxin, translated to MVRSNIPKRGDVFLVDLNPVVGNEMRDAHRCVVITPHEINMVGMCLTVPITTGGAFTRKVGLAVNISGHKTTGVALCNQVRALDILERMKQKTAKHIDTLDASTTDEIVARVVSMIDPA